In Candidatus Zixiibacteriota bacterium, the following are encoded in one genomic region:
- a CDS encoding prepilin-type N-terminal cleavage/methylation domain-containing protein → MTMIITKLKSNRGVTLIELLVASVIALIATGAALELYVSQQQGWIAQENITDMQQNGRAAVDELVYHVRQAGYHIPPALEAIYASNTNPDTITLVYLSEPICNAYMVDAMSSPSDDIECDPDSITCFEADTWAYIYDPITESGEFFLITEVQQASGLLKHSTMSLSKAYADSCHVYSIDVVTFFVDNTTDPDHPRLMIERADGIPQIYADNIEDLQLTYTLAHGAVVDTLISSQLVREVNIELVARTDREDEIADGFVRDTFVTSVFTRNLAF, encoded by the coding sequence ATGACCATGATTATTACAAAACTTAAATCCAATAGAGGTGTAACGCTTATCGAGCTTCTGGTTGCGTCGGTTATAGCGTTGATTGCAACCGGGGCCGCCCTCGAGCTCTATGTCAGCCAGCAACAGGGCTGGATCGCCCAGGAAAATATTACAGATATGCAACAGAATGGTCGCGCGGCTGTCGACGAGCTCGTGTACCATGTCCGCCAGGCCGGCTATCATATACCGCCCGCCCTGGAGGCAATTTACGCATCAAACACAAATCCCGACACTATCACTCTCGTATATCTTTCTGAGCCCATTTGTAACGCTTATATGGTAGATGCTATGTCAAGCCCTTCAGATGATATCGAATGTGATCCTGACAGTATCACCTGTTTTGAAGCGGATACATGGGCTTACATATATGATCCTATTACCGAGAGTGGTGAGTTTTTCCTGATTACAGAAGTTCAGCAGGCTTCGGGACTTCTTAAGCACAGCACTATGTCGCTTTCAAAAGCTTATGCTGATTCCTGCCATGTGTATTCTATTGATGTTGTGACCTTTTTCGTGGACAATACAACCGATCCGGACCATCCGCGCCTGATGATCGAGCGAGCCGACGGCATTCCGCAGATCTACGCCGACAATATCGAGGATCTGCAGCTTACCTATACGCTCGCCCACGGTGCTGTTGTGGACACTTTGATCAGCTCCCAACTGGTAAGAGAAGTCAATATCGAGCTTGTTGCCAGAACTGATCGGGAGGATGAGATTGCCGATGGTTTCGTTCGAGATACATTCGTAACTTCAGTGTTTACAAGAAATCTCGCATTTTAA
- a CDS encoding prepilin-type N-terminal cleavage/methylation domain-containing protein, translating to MMIMIEKLRKKMNQDGFTILEVMMGLVIFSIGLLTLLSMIVISIHGNAWSDKTTQAVQIVRQTIEEVKNTPYDDLEWYSYEDDGKFFSHYYLEEDYDQEELMKITVYVYWDDELQNPHYNQTTAYFQPKE from the coding sequence ATGATGATTATGATTGAAAAACTTCGCAAAAAGATGAATCAGGATGGTTTCACGATTTTGGAGGTCATGATGGGACTGGTAATTTTCTCCATCGGCCTTCTCACCCTGTTGTCCATGATCGTTATCTCGATCCATGGCAACGCCTGGTCTGACAAAACCACGCAGGCCGTCCAGATAGTCCGCCAGACGATCGAGGAAGTCAAGAATACTCCTTATGATGATCTTGAGTGGTATTCTTACGAGGATGATGGTAAATTCTTTTCCCATTATTATCTCGAAGAGGATTACGACCAGGAAGAATTGATGAAAATCACGGTTTACGTCTATTGGGACGACGAGCTCCAGAATCCTCATTATAATCAGACTACAGCATATTTCCAGCCTAAGGAGTGA
- a CDS encoding leucine--tRNA ligase, which produces MSTESKPHRKTGEAYYPFAEIEAKWQKTWEDQKLYRTNPDPRKKFYNLVMFAYPSGDIHMGHFRNYTVGDAVARRKMMEGYDVLHPFGWDAFGLPAEQAAIKRNLHPEDWTLNNIKVSRNTLKKVGISFDWEREVATCLPDYYKWTQWMFLKLFEHNLAVQKEASVNWCETCNTVLANEQVDSEGQCWRCHQVVTKRKLTQWFFKITEYAEKLLQGIDKLDGWPENVRIMQRNWIGKSRGTEIDFKLETGEKIPVFTTRPDTIFGVTFMAIAPEAEILEQLDIPQDRQPEVEAYIKKATAKTDIERTSEIGAKDGVFTGCYAINPYNGEKVQLWVADYVLASYGTGVVMAVPAHDQRDFEFAKKYDIPIKVVIHPQEGSLDVDRMTEAYTEKGVMVNSGQFDGAVAMEAIDKVTEFAETEGFGRKKINYKLHDWLISRQRFWGAPIPIIHCPKCGPVPVPEEDLPVELPRDVKNWIPEGRSPLADVPEFMSAECPQCGSEARRDPDTMDTFVCSSWYHLRYTDNKNDSEPFSRENAKKWLPVDQYIGGVEHATGHLLYFRFFTQFLHDIGWLTVSEPAVRLFNHGMVRDAHGQIMSKSLGNVVSPMDLIERYGVDISRLAMHFIAPADKEIDWNEEAFTGIQRFVNRFYNMIVQIEDPHPADLKKQYKKDELSDNQWDLYIKLNQIIIGADKDYERMQFNTVIASLMEYFNSLGQVKRIEPEFFLFIMQKLVQLIAPLAPHFAEEMWNRFGYTDSVFKSAWPVADFDASVADTVTIVVQVNGKLRDQIEMPLDSAKDQVETAVKSSEKVKKYLEGKNIIKVIHVPNKLMNLVVK; this is translated from the coding sequence ATGAGTACCGAATCCAAACCACACAGAAAAACCGGCGAAGCCTATTATCCCTTCGCAGAAATAGAAGCCAAATGGCAGAAAACCTGGGAAGATCAGAAACTGTATCGCACCAACCCTGATCCGCGCAAAAAGTTCTATAACCTGGTGATGTTCGCCTATCCTTCGGGCGATATTCATATGGGTCATTTCCGCAACTACACGGTCGGCGACGCTGTCGCGAGGCGCAAGATGATGGAGGGCTACGATGTCCTGCATCCTTTCGGATGGGACGCTTTCGGCCTTCCGGCCGAACAGGCGGCGATCAAACGCAACCTTCATCCCGAGGACTGGACCTTGAACAATATCAAGGTCTCGCGCAACACCCTCAAAAAAGTCGGTATATCCTTTGACTGGGAGCGTGAAGTAGCCACCTGTCTTCCGGATTATTACAAGTGGACCCAGTGGATGTTTCTCAAGCTCTTTGAGCATAACCTGGCGGTCCAGAAAGAGGCCTCGGTCAACTGGTGCGAAACCTGCAATACAGTGCTGGCCAACGAACAGGTCGACAGTGAGGGCCAATGCTGGCGTTGTCACCAGGTCGTCACCAAACGCAAGCTGACCCAGTGGTTCTTCAAAATTACCGAGTACGCCGAAAAGCTTTTGCAGGGAATCGACAAACTCGACGGCTGGCCGGAAAATGTGCGCATCATGCAACGCAACTGGATCGGCAAATCCAGGGGTACCGAGATCGATTTTAAACTGGAGACAGGGGAGAAGATCCCGGTTTTTACAACCCGTCCGGACACCATCTTCGGGGTCACTTTCATGGCCATAGCGCCGGAGGCAGAGATCCTGGAACAACTTGACATACCCCAGGATAGACAGCCTGAGGTAGAGGCATACATTAAGAAGGCGACCGCTAAAACCGATATCGAGCGGACCTCCGAAATCGGCGCAAAAGACGGCGTTTTCACCGGCTGTTACGCCATAAATCCCTACAACGGCGAAAAAGTCCAGCTGTGGGTGGCCGACTACGTGCTGGCATCCTACGGTACCGGCGTGGTGATGGCGGTTCCGGCTCATGACCAGCGCGATTTTGAGTTTGCCAAAAAATACGATATCCCCATCAAGGTTGTGATTCATCCCCAGGAAGGCAGTTTGGATGTCGACCGGATGACCGAAGCATATACCGAAAAAGGGGTGATGGTCAACTCCGGGCAGTTCGACGGCGCGGTCGCTATGGAGGCGATCGACAAAGTTACCGAATTCGCTGAAACTGAGGGTTTTGGCCGTAAAAAGATCAACTACAAGTTGCACGACTGGCTGATCTCCCGTCAGCGTTTCTGGGGCGCGCCGATCCCGATAATTCATTGTCCCAAATGCGGTCCGGTGCCTGTCCCGGAAGAGGACCTGCCGGTCGAACTTCCACGCGATGTCAAAAACTGGATCCCGGAGGGGAGATCACCTCTGGCCGATGTGCCGGAATTTATGAGCGCTGAATGCCCGCAATGCGGTTCCGAGGCAAGGCGCGATCCGGATACGATGGATACGTTCGTGTGCTCATCCTGGTATCACCTGCGCTATACCGACAATAAAAACGATTCTGAACCGTTTTCACGCGAAAATGCCAAAAAATGGCTCCCGGTAGACCAGTATATCGGCGGTGTCGAACATGCCACCGGCCATCTGCTGTATTTCCGTTTCTTCACTCAGTTTCTGCATGATATCGGCTGGCTGACAGTCTCCGAACCGGCAGTGCGCCTGTTCAACCACGGTATGGTGCGCGACGCCCACGGTCAGATCATGTCGAAATCTCTCGGCAATGTCGTCTCGCCGATGGATCTGATTGAACGCTACGGGGTTGATATCAGTCGCCTGGCTATGCACTTTATCGCTCCGGCCGACAAGGAAATCGACTGGAACGAGGAAGCTTTCACCGGAATTCAGCGTTTCGTTAATCGTTTCTATAATATGATAGTTCAAATCGAGGACCCCCATCCAGCCGACCTGAAGAAACAGTATAAAAAGGATGAACTTTCTGATAACCAATGGGATCTGTATATTAAGTTAAACCAGATCATTATCGGCGCTGATAAGGATTATGAGAGAATGCAGTTCAACACTGTAATTGCTTCTCTGATGGAATATTTTAACTCACTCGGCCAGGTCAAGCGTATCGAACCTGAGTTCTTCCTGTTTATCATGCAGAAACTGGTTCAGCTTATCGCTCCGCTGGCTCCGCATTTTGCCGAGGAGATGTGGAATCGCTTCGGTTATACTGATTCAGTCTTCAAATCAGCCTGGCCGGTCGCCGATTTCGATGCTTCAGTTGCAGATACGGTTACGATCGTAGTCCAGGTCAACGGCAAACTGCGCGACCAGATCGAAATGCCTCTGGACTCTGCCAAAGATCAGGTCGAAACCGCTGTAAAATCCTCCGAGAAAGTCAAAAAGTACCTCGAAGGCAAAAACATAATAAAAGTTATCCACGTCCCGAATAAGCTGATGAATTTAGTCGTAAAATAG
- a CDS encoding bacteriohemerythrin, with protein MNIAEWKPEYAIGIERIDSQHQKLVRLLRTLQNAVEADEPESVLGNAIKELVDYTNTHFADEEKLMELIGYKNIDNHRTLHQDMVAQIRQILIDMKKGETLDPTRLISYLEDWLVDHIQKEDKKIGLELKSSLEKVTS; from the coding sequence ATGAACATAGCTGAGTGGAAACCGGAATACGCAATCGGGATCGAACGGATCGATTCGCAACACCAGAAACTGGTACGGCTTCTGCGCACTCTCCAGAATGCGGTTGAGGCCGACGAACCGGAATCAGTTCTGGGAAACGCAATCAAGGAGCTGGTCGATTACACTAATACTCATTTCGCCGATGAAGAGAAGCTGATGGAATTGATCGGGTATAAAAATATCGACAATCACCGCACTCTGCATCAGGACATGGTCGCACAGATCAGGCAAATCCTGATCGACATGAAAAAAGGGGAAACTCTCGATCCGACCCGATTGATATCCTATCTGGAGGACTGGCTGGTCGATCATATCCAGAAAGAGGACAAAAAGATCGGCCTCGAGCTGAAGTCCAGCCTCGAAAAAGTTACCTCATAA
- a CDS encoding MerR family transcriptional regulator: MHQRIEKTALSGGGASLKRNPDHKDKLYYSISEVSRMTEVKPYVLRFWEKEFPSLRPKKNRGGNRIYQKHEIKLINRIKDLLYEEGYTIDGARQKLKTDKNRSNHKISAGNGSLRQKIREIRQGLKDLEKLFT, translated from the coding sequence ATGCATCAACGCATTGAGAAGACCGCTCTATCAGGTGGGGGAGCATCTTTGAAACGTAATCCGGACCACAAAGACAAACTATATTATTCTATTTCTGAAGTTTCCCGGATGACCGAGGTCAAGCCGTATGTCCTCAGGTTTTGGGAAAAGGAATTTCCAAGTCTGCGTCCCAAGAAAAACAGGGGCGGTAACCGTATCTACCAGAAACATGAAATCAAGCTGATCAACCGCATCAAGGACCTGCTTTACGAGGAAGGCTACACGATCGACGGCGCTCGTCAGAAGCTGAAAACGGACAAGAACAGGTCAAACCACAAAATTTCAGCGGGCAATGGCTCTCTGCGTCAGAAAATCCGCGAAATCCGGCAGGGTCTCAAGGACCTGGAAAAACTTTTCACTTGA
- a CDS encoding NAD(P)H-dependent glycerol-3-phosphate dehydrogenase, which translates to MDNKIAVLGGGSWGIAIAVLLRTNGNKVSIWEFNRNDYSRLLEEREHKIKLPGVRIPDDIEIENRLGEAIEDARIICLAVPSHTVREVCRFLAGFDLPADTKVVNLAKGIEIDSLKRMSEVILEEIEVIPETNVATLSGPSHAEEVGQRMPTSVVIGSTGIETAENLRDIFSNAYFRAYSSPDIVGVELGGALKNIIAIAAGIVDGLAGGDNARGALFARGMAEISRLGIAMGAHPLTFAGLSGFGDLITTCISRHSRNRNFGEKIGAGKNFEEAMGEMTMVVEGVRTTRAAYRLKSGFGVEMPITEEVYQILFDHKNPRDALFDLMTRDLKSEI; encoded by the coding sequence ATGGACAATAAAATCGCTGTTTTGGGGGGTGGAAGCTGGGGGATCGCGATTGCTGTACTGCTTCGGACCAACGGCAACAAAGTTTCAATCTGGGAATTCAACCGCAATGATTACAGCAGGCTCCTCGAGGAACGTGAACACAAAATCAAACTTCCCGGCGTCAGGATTCCCGACGATATAGAGATCGAAAACAGGCTGGGCGAGGCGATCGAGGACGCGCGCATAATCTGCCTGGCGGTACCCTCGCACACTGTCCGTGAGGTCTGCCGTTTTCTGGCCGGGTTCGACCTGCCGGCTGACACGAAAGTAGTCAATCTGGCTAAGGGTATTGAAATCGACAGCTTAAAGCGGATGTCTGAAGTGATTCTCGAGGAAATCGAGGTCATACCTGAAACAAATGTAGCGACTTTGTCGGGGCCTTCTCATGCCGAGGAAGTCGGTCAGCGTATGCCGACCTCGGTCGTAATCGGATCAACCGGTATCGAAACAGCCGAGAACCTGCGTGATATCTTCTCCAACGCTTATTTCCGGGCCTACAGCTCGCCGGATATTGTCGGTGTCGAACTGGGCGGAGCACTGAAGAATATCATCGCCATCGCGGCCGGTATAGTCGATGGCTTAGCCGGTGGTGACAACGCCCGCGGGGCGCTGTTTGCGCGCGGTATGGCCGAGATCTCGAGGCTGGGAATCGCCATGGGCGCGCATCCATTGACATTTGCAGGGCTATCCGGGTTCGGTGATCTGATCACGACCTGTATCTCGCGTCATTCGCGCAACCGTAATTTCGGTGAAAAAATCGGCGCTGGAAAGAATTTCGAGGAGGCGATGGGGGAGATGACTATGGTGGTCGAGGGGGTCAGAACGACCCGCGCGGCTTACCGTCTGAAATCAGGATTCGGGGTGGAAATGCCGATCACAGAAGAAGTTTACCAGATTTTGTTCGATCATAAAAATCCTCGTGACGCACTCTTTGACTTGATGACACGTGATTTGAAGTCAGAAATTTAA
- the plsY gene encoding glycerol-3-phosphate 1-O-acyltransferase PlsY gives MIGIIGTAVTAYLLGSIPFAIIITRIVRGVDVRDYGSKNAGATNVYRVAGLKSALAVGILDLFKGFVAVFWLAPLMADYSSLAVEYLQLIGAVSVVIGHMLTVFAGFKGGKGVLAAAGALLALLPAEVGISFGVFLVIVLVSRYISLGSILATITLTAIVLIERFILKQPTPDRMIVLSVIITLVVIYAHRSNIERLLKGTENKIGGRRNGQ, from the coding sequence ATGATCGGAATTATCGGTACAGCTGTAACAGCATATTTGCTGGGATCGATACCATTCGCGATAATCATCACCCGTATCGTGAGGGGTGTCGATGTGCGCGATTACGGCTCTAAAAACGCCGGGGCTACCAATGTTTACCGGGTAGCCGGCCTGAAGTCTGCGCTCGCGGTCGGCATCCTCGATCTCTTCAAGGGTTTTGTCGCGGTCTTCTGGCTTGCCCCGCTCATGGCGGACTATTCCAGCCTGGCTGTCGAGTACCTGCAGTTAATCGGGGCGGTATCTGTGGTAATCGGCCATATGCTGACGGTTTTTGCCGGCTTTAAAGGTGGCAAGGGCGTGCTGGCGGCCGCAGGAGCGCTCCTGGCGCTACTTCCGGCCGAGGTCGGCATCTCATTCGGGGTTTTCCTTGTAATCGTCCTGGTGAGCCGTTATATCTCTCTCGGCTCGATCCTGGCTACGATAACACTGACCGCAATCGTTTTGATCGAGCGTTTTATCCTGAAACAGCCAACGCCTGACCGTATGATTGTACTATCTGTCATAATCACGCTCGTGGTCATCTATGCCCATCGCTCCAATATCGAACGCCTCCTGAAAGGCACTGAAAACAAGATCGGGGGTCGCAGAAATGGACAATAA
- a CDS encoding methyltransferase domain-containing protein, with product MQDYDLIADIYEEFEMDQFSRLMVPYIRDLCRKLDISYNSVLDLACGNGMALALWSQLGLKVAGVDGNRVMLKKARQNLKAKESIELYQQELTALEIPGKYDLVTCLYDTVNHLLKKQQLRSLFTKAYGLTEDGGAFIFDINTRAGFKHRWTERTIIRQSEGYYSIWETDYDPRRRRAMMQITLFTKKQKNLYNRRETIVHERGYTLSEMRKILKQTGFKKIDSFKCFSFERPTGMTKRVAFICRKH from the coding sequence GTGCAGGATTACGATTTGATCGCTGACATCTATGAAGAATTCGAGATGGACCAGTTCAGTCGCCTGATGGTCCCGTACATACGAGATCTCTGCCGTAAACTCGATATCAGCTACAATTCAGTTCTCGACCTGGCCTGCGGTAACGGCATGGCGCTCGCTCTCTGGTCACAGCTCGGTTTGAAAGTTGCCGGTGTCGACGGCAACCGGGTGATGCTCAAAAAAGCCCGCCAAAATCTCAAAGCGAAAGAATCGATCGAGTTATATCAGCAGGAACTGACCGCACTCGAAATTCCCGGCAAATATGACCTCGTCACCTGCCTCTATGATACGGTCAATCATCTATTGAAGAAACAACAATTGAGAAGCTTGTTTACAAAAGCATACGGCCTGACTGAAGACGGCGGAGCTTTCATATTCGATATCAATACCCGCGCCGGCTTCAAACATCGCTGGACGGAGAGGACAATAATTCGTCAATCCGAAGGCTACTATTCAATCTGGGAGACCGATTACGATCCCAGAAGACGGCGGGCAATGATGCAGATCACCTTGTTTACTAAAAAACAGAAGAACCTGTACAACCGCCGGGAGACAATTGTCCATGAGCGCGGATACACCCTCAGCGAGATGCGCAAAATTCTTAAACAAACCGGTTTCAAAAAAATTGACAGCTTTAAATGTTTCAGTTTTGAACGGCCGACTGGAATGACAAAACGGGTGGCTTTTATATGCAGGAAACATTGA